From Halichondria panicea chromosome 12, odHalPani1.1, whole genome shotgun sequence, a single genomic window includes:
- the LOC135344705 gene encoding plexin-A4-like, whose product MPVASYHFIWILLLCCTADLQAHMLNEAPMDMVVAAESVYILGSSSITQLHRNLSLLNEAPLTFKQQVEATRNDALSMAIRENETELVVCFAYGKCFLFYMVDDGYCTDDNSFIASFGYPTNVLLTDIEMNSFYIAFRALDQGSQLRFLKLEQFSIDEIIYDDLYSDYYEEEPIPLEINRIRSLSLSITNSSFRDRIFINAFRLGNHVYFVGRDEDTDSIPKITLMRICDKGNQMFSTEGYDVYEIRLSCGPVSAETNFTGVSVLDNTMVLGLTNRRYSRHCTFNLSRINMILDSAYDQCSSGDYDNPLPWAIYNRHSCTTFQEIAESRCNFGSPNQGSGGIVPALAVNFAAIGEVAVEVWNYSVRISLAVAADNVMLVYLAASNATGHYLLKYYSGGDSDTILVEEYEHSQPIVVLKQAEDHIYAATSVEVFRYKVFSDCSQYFSCDSCTAMKDPVCGWCVLENKCSRALVCNSSELIGRWINNQKQCIVNVSLSNKFATIEGLSNISFVTIPSTSVFPSLTKNESFTCVFTDIKTKTIHNLTVQDSACVGDNFNLTLLNTSFTQLSVRILSDNDSPSIEFHSNSVLTVFDCSQYKRCISCQHAPGCGWCVYDYKCTADSSTCRVPTDWRAAPRHHVHTHTCPILLKPPSGRYLQPVGVSKKLNLSTQHIPPPILGHKYVCRIRYLGKQSIDFDVEAKYTLSSMNISCQFKREQTRQLLRMTSGVGGAQLSLLYVDSNGTIKEKIDFSRDNDSDNYQMDFVNPSDLISQEPSIEQSDMLLYDCFQLGTSCSTCMSLRLRPEGFACGWCTSSGCTVSGDCDGIFYIQDLSGRFCPHPIIQSVSPSSGPIQGGTVVTITGDDLGIDLTSIESIMFGQHPCSVIANEYQPGRVIKCTTSAATDSETVHISLTVNRGSPGLVGATPIFEFHYENPTITSIYPRYGPISGGTLVAIEGSSLNTGDDGSAVISLAGQDCVIRSKTSERILCVASPNEADDGFIHISIDGANIYEGFYLYLPDPVIFSVSPSTTIESGGITLTFTGSNLNSTVKPTLLVFEDQQEYVGVCEGVNATALECKAPRLSSMPNGSVRRYSPKPLNYTIIMDNAPRPNTTNPELTLITKSDPVFVEIQDADQVYVRGSQEFIAILGRDINNVQAMEIAVSVDGLPCDNIILSQNVLRCKPPPFMGLSTAVYHANVKVTVGSGSLEYNVGVLEYIQDNSSMNVTMIIAVAMGSLLGIILMIFLVCTLVLSGRLIRKNCSKRDLEEVVNVNGGQNGQQEFSPPEYDYVSHENVYEDISDLAINTGREWPVGSVKNVANGRYQDSLQLNRRNANDVPNEEYIEMGGAHSLFQPRVAGAELPRLEVASRQNREVRRDDAARNDGVVERNIEDRQGGAMRRGGAARRDVARQDGVGATPVASGEYVDMLPPSLRMSRPTSSMQNPTQNRTRCILAPRESTPSATANVQNDENAESEDDRSIRVTKLRCALDL is encoded by the exons ATGCCTGTGGCATCTTACCATTTTATATGGATCCTGTTACTGTGTTGCACTGCAGATCTCCAAGCTCATATGTTAAATGAGGCCCCTATGGATATGGTTGTTGCTGCTGAGAGTGTGTATATTTTGGGGAGCAGCAGTATCACACAGTTGCATCGGAATCTCTCTTTGCTTAATGAGGCTCCCTTGACATTCAAGCAGCAAGTTGAAGCCACTAGAAATGATGCATTGAGTATGGCTATCAGAGAGAATGAAACTGAATTGGTGGTATGTTTTGCTTATGGAAAATGCTTTCTGTTTTATATGGTCGACGATGGATACTGCACAGATGATAATTCTTTCATTGCTAGTTTTGGATATCCAACAAATGTTTTGCTCACTGACATAGAAATGAACTCTTTCTACATCGCTTTTCGTGCACTTGATCAAGGGTCTCAGTTGCGTTTTCTAAAACTAGAACAGTTCTCTATTGATGAGATCATTTATGATGACTTATACAGTGATTATTACGAGGAGGAACCAATACCATTGGAAATCAATAGAATTCGCTCCCTGTCGTTGAGTATAACCAACTCATCCTTTCGTGATCGCATATTTATCAATGCATTCAGACTCGGCAACCATGTGTATTTCGTGGGACGTGATGAAGATACTGATTCTATACCAAAAATTACTCTCATGAGAATCTGTGACAAAGGAAATCAGATGTTCAGTACTGAAGGATATGACGTTTACGAGATACGATTGTCTTGCGGACCTGTGTCTGCAGAAACCAACTTCACTGGAGTCTCCGTACTTGACAATACTATGGTGCTAGGACTAACTAATCGACGGTACTCAAGGCACTGCACATTCAACCTCTCTCGCATTAACATGATCCTGGATAGTGCTTATGATCAATGCTCTTCTGGAGATTATGATAACCCGTTGCCATGGGCTatatacaaccgtcatagctGTACAACTTTCCAGGAG ATTGCAGAGTCTCGCTGCAATTTCGGATCACCCAACCAGGGAAGTGGAGGTATTGTGCCTGCATTAGCCGTGAACTTTGCTGCTATAGGAGAAGTGGCTGTAGAAGTATGGAACTACTCTGTCCGTATTTCCTTGGCTGTTGCTGCTGACAATGTAATGCTCGTATACTTGGCAGCCTCTAATGCAACAGGCCACTACTTGCTGAAG TATTATAGTGGTGGTGATAGTGACACTATTCTAGTGGAAGAATATGAACACAGCCAGCCAATTGTGGTGTTGAAGCAAGCTGAAGACCACATATATGCCGCAACCAGTGTTGAG GTTTTTCGCTACAAGGTCTTTAGTGACTGTTCCCAGTACTTCAGTTGTGACAGCTGCACAGCCATGAAAGACCCagtgtgtggatggtgtgtGCTAGAAAACAAGTGCTCTCGTGCTCTTGTGTGTAACTCCTCAGAGTTGATTGGACGGTGGATAAATAATCAAAAACAGTGCATAGTCAATGTGTCTCTCAGTAACAAGTTTGCCACTATAGAAGGGCTATCAAAT ATTTCATTTGTGACAATACCAAGCACCAGTGTGTTCCCAAGCTTGACTAAGAACGAGTCTTTTACGTGTGTGTTCACAGACATCAAAACTAAAACCATTCACAATTTGACAGTACAAGACAGTGCTTGTGTAGGTGATAACTTCAACCTCACTCTGCTCAACACTTCTTTCACAC AACTGTCGGTAAGGATTTTAAGTGATAATGACAGCCCTTCAATTGAATTCCACTCAAACTCTGTGTTGACTGTGTTTGACTGCTCACAATACAAAAG GTGTATTTCCTGTCAACATGCCCCTGGTTGTGGTTGGTGTGTGTATGACTACAAGTGCACAGCTGACAGTTCGACCTGCAGAGTGCCAACTGACTGGAGAGCAGCTCCACGGCACCATGTTCAT ACTCATACCTGTCCAATTTTGCTCAAACCACCGAGTGGTAGATATCTGCAACCTGTGGGAGTTAGTAAGAAGCTTAACCTGTCAACGCAGCATATTCCCCCTCCT ATATTGGGGCATAAATACGTCTGCAGGATCAGATATCTTGGTAAACAATCAATTGATTTCGATGTGGAAGCTAAGTACACTCTTTCTTCTATGAATATCAGCTGTCAGTTTAAAAGAGAACAG ACTAGGCAGTTGTTGCGAATGACATCAGGAGTTGGCGGTGCTCAATTGTCACTCCTTTATGTTGACAGCAACGGAACCATAAAAGAAAAGATAGATTTCAGTAGAGACAATGACTCAG ACAACTACCAAATGGATTTTGTCAATCCCTCAGACTTGATATCTCAGGAACCTTCCATCGAGCAATCTGATA TGCTTCTGTACGACTGCTTTCAACTGGGTACGTCCTGCTCTACCTGCATGTCACTGAGATTAAGGCCTGAGGGCTTTGCCTGTGGCTGGTGCACTAGCTCAGGCTGCACTGTTTCCGGGGACTGTGATGGCATCTTCTACATACAGGACCTGTCAGGAAGGTTTTGTCCACATCCAATAATCCA ATCGGTGTCACCTTCCTCTGGGCCGATTCAAGGAGGAACGGTTGTCACTATCACTGGTGATGATCTAGGGATTGATTTAACCTCTATAGAATCAATCATGTTTGGACAACACCCATGTTCTGTCATTGCAAATGAATACCAGCCAG GTCGAGTGATCAAGTGCACGACATCAGCAGCAACTGACTCAGAAACTGTGCACATCAGTCTTACTGTAAATAGAGGTAGTCCAGGGCTAGTTGGGGCCACACCAATCTTTGAATTTCATTACGAGAACCCTACAATCACATCAATTTACCCACGATATGGTCCGATCAGTGGAGGCACTTTGGTGGCTATAGAGGGCTCCTCATTGAACACTGGGGATGATGGTTCTGCAGTGATCAGTCTAGCTGGACAGGATTGTGTCATCAG GTCTAAGACTTCAGAGAGGATACTATGTGTCGCATCTCCTAATGAAGCTGATGATGGCTTCATTCATATCTCCATTGATGGTGCCAATATTTATGAGGGCTTTTACTTGTATTTGCCCGACCCTGTTATTTTCTCAGTATCACCATCTACCACAATTGAGTC AGGAGGCATCACTCTAACCTTTACTGGATCAAACCTAAACAGCACAGTGAAGCCCACACTGTTGGTATTTGAAGACCAACAGGAATATGTGGGG GTTTGTGAGGGTGTTAATGCTACTGCTTTAGAGTGCAAGGCTCCGAGATTGTCGTCAATGCCCAATGGGAGCGTGAGGAGATATTCACCAAAACCTCTGaactacactataattatggacaatgCTCCTCGTCCAAACACTACCAACCCTGAACTTACGCTGATTACAAAATCAGATCCTGTCTTTGTCGAGATACAAGATGCTGATCAAGTTTACGTGCGGGGATCACAAGAATTTATTGCTATCCTT GGTCGCGACATCAATAATGTTCAAGCGATGGAGATTGCAGTTTCTGTAGACGGTCTTCCTTGTGATAACATCATACTCTCCCAGAAT GTTCTGCGGTGCAAGCCTCCTCCATTTATGGGACTTTCCACTGCAGTTTATCATGCAAATGTGAAG GTAACTGTGGGAAGTGGTAGCCTGGAGTACAACGTTGGAGTACTGGAGTATATCCAAGATAATTCTTCGATGAATGTCACAATGATCATTGCTGTTGCTATGGGATCTTTACTAGGTATCATTTTAATGATATTCTTGGTCTGCACACTGGTTTTGTCAGGCCGTTTAATTCGGAAGAATTGTTCAAAAAG GGATCTTGAGGAAGTCGTTAACGTTAATGGAGGTCAAAATGGACAACAAGAATTCTCACCACCAGAATATGATTATGTCAGTCACGAGAATGTTTATGAAGATATCAGCGACCTCGCCATCAATACTGGACGAGAGTGG CCTGTTGGTAGTGTCAAAAATGTGGCCAATGGAAGATATCAAGATTCTCTCCAACTAAACAGAAGAAATGCTAATGATGTTCCCAATGAGGAGTACATTGAGATGGGGGGGGCTCACAGTCTTTTTCAACCCAGAGTAGCAGGAGCTGAGTTGCCGAG